Proteins co-encoded in one Candidatus Zixiibacteriota bacterium genomic window:
- a CDS encoding flagellar motor protein has product MDFATVSGIILGLGAIVVAYLMEGGSLASVFQAPAVMLVLLGTLGAGMITTSMNTVLLIPTYLRIAFFGQPIDVRDTIERMVHLAERARREGILGLEQFLDEAPSPFFKKALQLLIDGTEVTALRGILETEIAYMEERHRRGIELFKKMGGFAPTLGIIGTVLGLIHTLANTTDTTRMASGIATAFIATLWGVCSANLFFLPVGDKLRHRHLEEMTNLELVLEGVIAIQSGDNPRVIRTKLLSYLNPQERYEDSYAATR; this is encoded by the coding sequence ATCGACTTTGCCACAGTCTCCGGCATCATCCTCGGCCTCGGCGCCATCGTCGTGGCCTACCTGATGGAGGGCGGCTCGCTCGCTTCGGTCTTCCAGGCGCCGGCCGTCATGCTCGTCTTGCTCGGCACTCTGGGCGCCGGCATGATCACCACCTCGATGAATACCGTCTTGCTGATCCCGACCTACCTGCGCATCGCTTTCTTCGGCCAACCGATCGATGTGCGCGATACGATCGAGCGGATGGTCCATCTCGCCGAACGTGCCCGCCGCGAAGGCATCCTCGGTCTCGAACAGTTTCTGGACGAAGCCCCCAGCCCGTTCTTCAAGAAGGCGCTGCAACTCTTGATCGACGGCACCGAGGTCACCGCGCTGCGCGGCATTCTCGAAACGGAAATCGCTTACATGGAAGAACGCCACCGTCGCGGCATCGAGCTGTTCAAGAAGATGGGCGGGTTCGCGCCGACCCTCGGCATCATCGGCACCGTGCTTGGGCTGATTCACACCCTCGCCAACACCACCGACACCACCCGCATGGCCTCCGGCATCGCGACCGCGTTTATCGCCACCCTCTGGGGCGTCTGCTCGGCCAATCTGTTCTTCCTACCGGTCGGCGACAAACTTCGCCACCGCCACCTGGAAGAAATGACCAATCTGGAACTCGTGCTGGAGGGCGTGATTGCGATTCAGTCGGGTGACAACCCGCGCGTCATTCGCACCAAATTGCTTTCGTATCTGAATCCGCAGGAGCGTTACGAGGATAGTTATGCGGCGACGCGGTGA
- a CDS encoding TIGR00725 family protein, translating to MSQRQNPYIAVVGGYECSGSDYALAESVGELLARAGAVVVTGGRHGITEAACKGAKKAGGTTIGILPGADYEEGNDFVDHAICTDAGSSRNNMIIMTADGVVAMPGRYGTLSEIAFALLYHKPIVSLGSWGVSDRIIEAASPQEAVQRILQEVRS from the coding sequence ATGTCTCAGCGCCAGAACCCCTATATCGCCGTCGTCGGCGGTTACGAGTGCAGCGGCTCGGATTACGCGCTCGCCGAATCGGTGGGTGAATTGCTCGCCCGCGCCGGCGCCGTCGTCGTGACCGGCGGGCGGCACGGCATCACCGAGGCCGCCTGCAAGGGCGCCAAGAAAGCCGGCGGCACCACGATCGGCATCCTGCCCGGCGCCGACTACGAGGAAGGCAACGACTTCGTGGACCATGCCATTTGCACCGATGCCGGTTCGTCGCGCAACAACATGATCATCATGACTGCCGACGGCGTGGTTGCGATGCCGGGACGTTACGGCACCCTCTCCGAAATCGCGTTTGCGCTGCTGTATCACAAGCCGATCGTTTCTCTCGGTTCCTGGGGGGTATCAGACCGGATAATCGAGGCTGCCTCACCGCAGGAAGCGGTGCAGCGAATTCTCCAGGAGGTACGCTCATGA
- a CDS encoding acylphosphatase, whose protein sequence is MTEMACARVLISGRVQGVGYRFFVTTRAENYPIVGFVRNLETGAVEIEVEGDKQIVMNFINEVRVGPRHAQVNDFQMEWKPYKMSYDKFFVKY, encoded by the coding sequence ATGACCGAAATGGCTTGCGCCCGCGTCCTGATCTCTGGCCGCGTCCAGGGCGTCGGTTACCGCTTTTTCGTCACCACCCGCGCCGAAAACTACCCGATCGTCGGCTTCGTCCGGAATCTCGAAACCGGCGCCGTCGAAATCGAAGTCGAGGGCGACAAGCAGATCGTGATGAATTTCATCAACGAAGTTCGCGTCGGCCCGCGCCACGCGCAGGTGAACGATTTTCAGATGGAGTGGAAGCCTTACAAAATGAGTTACGATAAATTCTTTGTGAAGTACTGA
- the motB gene encoding flagellar motor protein MotB → MADDTQQEPTIIIKRKGGHGGGHHGGSWKVAYADFVTSMMAFFLVMWLIAQSETVRESVAGYFQNPTGFKKGGDQTVLPNKGTSVIEMKSKNMMTEEQIRKMREKEARERLKEAAAEIMKKLRENPSFERLKNQIEVQMTAEGLRIQLLESSGESFFERGSAELKPFTKQMLVTVAEEIARLPNKVIIEGHTDSYQYAEGATYTNWELSVDRCNSARRWMKEHGLRLDQVAEVRGYAATQPKVKADPANPSNRRIAIIVQNEFSGLNYLDKNVIVEDKEITQPDSVTTGSAPTSAVDNAGPPRPMSASSE, encoded by the coding sequence ATGGCCGACGATACCCAACAAGAACCGACCATCATCATCAAAAGGAAGGGCGGCCATGGCGGCGGCCATCACGGCGGATCGTGGAAGGTAGCGTACGCCGACTTCGTTACGTCGATGATGGCGTTTTTCCTGGTGATGTGGCTAATCGCGCAGTCGGAGACGGTGCGGGAGAGCGTGGCCGGATATTTCCAGAATCCAACCGGCTTCAAGAAGGGCGGCGACCAAACCGTGCTGCCGAACAAAGGGACATCGGTCATCGAAATGAAGAGCAAGAACATGATGACCGAAGAGCAGATCCGCAAGATGCGCGAGAAGGAAGCGCGCGAACGCCTGAAGGAAGCGGCGGCGGAGATCATGAAGAAGCTGCGCGAAAATCCCAGTTTCGAGCGGCTGAAGAACCAGATCGAAGTGCAGATGACGGCCGAAGGGTTGCGTATCCAGCTGCTGGAATCTTCGGGCGAGTCGTTCTTCGAACGTGGCTCGGCGGAGCTGAAGCCGTTCACCAAGCAGATGCTGGTCACGGTGGCGGAAGAGATCGCGCGGCTGCCGAACAAGGTGATCATCGAGGGGCATACGGACAGCTACCAATACGCCGAGGGAGCGACCTACACCAACTGGGAACTCTCGGTCGACCGCTGCAACAGCGCGCGACGCTGGATGAAGGAGCACGGCCTGCGCCTCGATCAGGTGGCCGAGGTGCGCGGCTATGCCGCGACGCAGCCGAAGGTGAAGGCCGATCCGGCGAATCCGAGCAATCGCCGCATTGCGATCATTGTGCAAAATGAGTTTTCGGGGCTGAATTACCTGGACAAGAATGTAATTGTCGAGGACAAAGAGATCACGCAGCCGGACAGCGTCACGACCGGTTCGGCGCCGACGTCGGCGGTGGACAACGCCGGTCCGCCGCGGCCGATGTCGGCGTCGAGCGAGTAA
- a CDS encoding adenine phosphoribosyltransferase: MNLSSKIRSIPDFPKKGIVFRDITTLLQDPRAYEHTIDQFCTYFARHRITKVGVVESRGFIFGGPIALQLGVGIVPIRKKGKLPWDTVRQTYKLEYGTDSLEIHKDAVTKRDRVLIIDDLLATGGTAKASVKLIEKLGATVAGLGFLIELSFLNGRDKLKDYEVLTLVQYDSE, from the coding sequence ATGAATCTGAGCAGCAAAATCCGCAGTATTCCCGACTTTCCCAAGAAGGGAATCGTCTTTCGCGACATTACCACCCTCCTGCAGGACCCGCGGGCCTACGAGCACACCATCGACCAATTCTGCACCTATTTCGCCAGGCACCGCATCACCAAGGTCGGCGTGGTCGAATCGCGCGGCTTCATCTTCGGCGGCCCGATCGCGCTTCAGCTTGGCGTCGGTATCGTCCCGATCCGCAAGAAGGGCAAACTACCGTGGGACACCGTCCGTCAGACTTACAAGCTCGAATACGGCACCGACAGCCTCGAAATCCACAAGGATGCCGTCACCAAGCGCGATCGCGTGCTGATCATCGACGATCTGCTGGCGACCGGCGGCACCGCCAAGGCCTCGGTCAAGTTGATCGAAAAGCTCGGGGCGACGGTGGCCGGCCTCGGCTTTTTGATCGAGCTGTCGTTCTTGAACGGCCGCGATAAACTGAAAGACTACGAAGTGCTGACGCTGGTTCAGTACGATTCCGAATAA
- the motA gene encoding flagellar motor stator protein MotA gives MFAIIGLLIVFGGVIGGFVMHGGPIPVLIQPSEFVIMAGAAIGSLLVMSPLKTIKAMVPQMMKVFGSGPSKKHFLDLLVMMYEIFNVARKDGLVGLESHIEKPFESSILKKYPAFLKDHHAVHFFSDTMRVIITGAISAQDLEALMDLDLDTHHEEQAKPAESIQTVADSMPGFGIVAAVLGIVVTMGAIGGPPEEIGEKVAAALIGTFLGILLCYGFFQPIAKNIQALNEEGGKYYACLKQGMLGFQKGFAASIAVEFARRAIFASSRPTFEEVENACRQTRAK, from the coding sequence ATGTTCGCGATTATCGGATTACTAATCGTCTTTGGCGGTGTCATCGGGGGCTTCGTCATGCACGGGGGGCCGATTCCGGTACTAATTCAGCCGTCGGAGTTTGTGATCATGGCGGGCGCCGCGATCGGTTCGCTGCTGGTGATGTCGCCGCTGAAAACGATTAAGGCGATGGTCCCGCAGATGATGAAGGTCTTCGGCAGCGGGCCGTCCAAGAAACACTTCCTCGACCTGCTGGTGATGATGTACGAAATTTTCAATGTCGCGCGCAAAGACGGGCTGGTCGGATTGGAGAGTCACATCGAGAAACCGTTCGAGTCCTCGATCCTGAAAAAATACCCGGCGTTCCTGAAAGATCATCACGCGGTGCATTTCTTCTCCGACACGATGCGCGTGATTATTACCGGCGCGATTTCAGCGCAGGATTTGGAGGCGCTGATGGATCTCGACCTCGACACGCACCACGAAGAGCAGGCCAAGCCGGCCGAATCGATCCAGACGGTGGCCGACTCGATGCCGGGCTTTGGTATCGTTGCGGCAGTACTGGGGATTGTCGTGACGATGGGCGCGATCGGCGGACCGCCGGAGGAGATCGGGGAGAAAGTCGCGGCGGCACTGATCGGCACGTTCCTCGGCATTCTGCTGTGCTACGGGTTCTTTCAGCCGATCGCCAAAAACATCCAAGCGCTCAACGAGGAAGGCGGCAAATACTACGCTTGCCTGAAACAAGGGATGCTGGGCTTCCAGAAGGGATTCGCGGCGTCGATCGCGGTGGAATTTGCGCGGCGCGCGATCTTTGCCTCAAGCCGGCCGACGTTTGAGGAAGTCGAAAACGCCTGCCGTCAGACCCGCGCCAAGTAA